The Musa acuminata AAA Group cultivar baxijiao chromosome BXJ1-3, Cavendish_Baxijiao_AAA, whole genome shotgun sequence genome window below encodes:
- the LOC103979109 gene encoding small ribosomal subunit protein eS10z isoform X2: protein MRSASTSSKKDYNLAKHPDIDVPNLQVIKLMQSFKSREYVRETFAWQHYYWYLTNDGIEYLRTFLNLPSEIVPATLKKSARPPPTRPFGSGPPGDRPRGPPRFEGDRPRFGDRDGYRGGPRAGPPGDFGDKGGAPPEFQPSFRGTGGRPGFGRGGGGYGSGAPSASFE from the exons ATGAGATCTGCAAGTACCTCTTCCAAG AAGGACTATAACCTCGCAAAGCACCCGGATATCGATGTGCCGAACCTACAGGTGATCAAGCTGATGCAGAGCTTCAAGTCGAGGGAGTATGTGAGGGAGACATTTGCCTGGCAGCACTACTACTGGTACCTCACCAATGATGGCATCGAGTACCTTAGAACTTTCCTTAACCTACCCTCAGAGATTGTTCCTGCGACACTGAAGAAGTCCGCTAGGCCGCCGCCGACCCGCCCATTTGGCTCTGGTCCTCCTGGTGATCGTCCCAG AGGACCTCCCCGGTTCGAAGGAGATAGGCCAAGGTTTGGAGACAGGGATGGGTATCGTGGAGGCCCTCGTGCTGGCCCTCCGGGTGATTTTGGGGACAAGGGTGGAGCACCTCCTGAATTCCAGCCATCTTTTCGA GGTACCGGTGGCAGACCTGGGTTTGGCCGTGGAGGTGGCGGATATGGATCAGGTGCACCATCTGCATCATTCGAGTAG
- the LOC135586826 gene encoding uncharacterized protein LOC135586826: MAMNDHGEEKAYCDFHPMESVVGICALCLKERLLVLASEQRHHPLPRKTSRSLRVLRRKRIIRLPKVFALGPFLNLLELRYQRTKDDSDDEGSIASHEDSFITVKFDDDGHASWDSEGADNTEEIDESRGMEEQIEHDNALKWKKRIGQLLRVARWRTPDADLQGGAKGRRVWMRSLTRRRSTNAH, from the exons ATGGCCATGAATGATCATGGAGAAGAGAAGGCATACTGCGATTTCCACCCCATGGAGTCGGTGGTAGGGATATGTGCTCTTTGTTTGAAGGAGAGGCTTCTTGTGTTGGCCTCGGAGCAACGCCACCATCCCCTCCCCAGGAAGACAAGCAGGTCCTTAAGAGTCCTGAGGAGGAAACGCATCATAAGGCTTCCTAAAGTCTTTGCTCTCGGCCCATTCCTTAATCTCCTCGAGCTGCGATATCAGAGAACTAAGGATGACTCCGATGATGAAGGATCCATTGCTAGCCACGAAG ATTCGTTCATAACAGTGAAGTTTGATGATGATGGGCATGCTTCATGGGACAGCGAGGGCGCCGACAACACAGAGGAGATCGATGAGAGTAGAGGAATGGAGGAGCAGATCGAGCACGACAACGCTCTCAAGTGGAAGAAGCGGATCGGGCAACTCCTTCGCGTGGCGCGGTGGAGAACGCCGGACGCCGATTTGCAGGGAGGAGCGAAGGGGAGGAGGGTTTGGATGAGGAGCCTGACGAGGAGGAGGTCCACCAACGCCCACTGA
- the LOC103979109 gene encoding small ribosomal subunit protein eS10z isoform X1, protein MIIPKKNRHEICKYLFQEGVLYAKKDYNLAKHPDIDVPNLQVIKLMQSFKSREYVRETFAWQHYYWYLTNDGIEYLRTFLNLPSEIVPATLKKSARPPPTRPFGSGPPGDRPRGPPRFEGDRPRFGDRDGYRGGPRAGPPGDFGDKGGAPPEFQPSFRGTGGRPGFGRGGGGYGSGAPSASFE, encoded by the exons ATG ATCATTCCGAAGAAGAATCGCCATGAGATCTGCAAGTACCTCTTCCAAG AGGGGGTGCTGTACGCGAAGAAGGACTATAACCTCGCAAAGCACCCGGATATCGATGTGCCGAACCTACAGGTGATCAAGCTGATGCAGAGCTTCAAGTCGAGGGAGTATGTGAGGGAGACATTTGCCTGGCAGCACTACTACTGGTACCTCACCAATGATGGCATCGAGTACCTTAGAACTTTCCTTAACCTACCCTCAGAGATTGTTCCTGCGACACTGAAGAAGTCCGCTAGGCCGCCGCCGACCCGCCCATTTGGCTCTGGTCCTCCTGGTGATCGTCCCAG AGGACCTCCCCGGTTCGAAGGAGATAGGCCAAGGTTTGGAGACAGGGATGGGTATCGTGGAGGCCCTCGTGCTGGCCCTCCGGGTGATTTTGGGGACAAGGGTGGAGCACCTCCTGAATTCCAGCCATCTTTTCGA GGTACCGGTGGCAGACCTGGGTTTGGCCGTGGAGGTGGCGGATATGGATCAGGTGCACCATCTGCATCATTCGAGTAG